A window of Vigna unguiculata cultivar IT97K-499-35 chromosome 4, ASM411807v1, whole genome shotgun sequence contains these coding sequences:
- the LOC114182577 gene encoding uncharacterized protein LOC114182577 isoform X2 encodes MGNVMNLEFEDNLISKGIFRVPYDFEDFYELDDLHYICTFFCGDRYFRIIIFDTNWTEIEYPGLGNSYIAKEDLVWSRFLSSFRVKLCPTESMICLDAYFHLFWEKKLIYGEEMQFIDSCYKTFKFKFDVKANGTTVFRGGIGKMFKYYNLKDEVYLHLNYVSKNVFLYRLFPLEGMEIDYNINGASCSGSGNVGSDVADPGADYSLVKCLTDYDVGASSLV; translated from the exons ATGGGAAATGTTATGAACTTAGAGTTCGAGGACAATTTGATTAGTAAGGGGATATTTCGAGTTCCATATGATTTTGAAGATTTCTACGAACTGGATGATTTGCATTATATATGTACCTTTTTCTGTGGTGATAGATATTTTCGAATCATAATTTTTGACACAAACTGGACTGAGATCGAATACCCTGGTTTAGGTAATAGTTACATTGCAAAGGAAGATTTAGTGTGGTCCAGGTTCTTGTCTTCATTTCGGGTGAAGTTATGTCCGACAGAG TCTATGATTTGCTTGgatgcatattttcatttattctgGGAGAAGAAATTAATATATGGTGAAGAGATGCAATTCATAGATTCCTGttataaaacttttaagttTAAGTTTGATGTGAAAGCAAATGGTACAACAGTTTTTCGTGGTGGTATTGGAAAGATGTTTAAGTACTATAATTTGAAAGATGAAGTGTACTTGCATCTGAATTATGTTTCGAAGAATGTTTTCTTGTATAGGTTGTTTCCGTTAGAAGGAATGGAGATTGATTATAACATAAATGGTGCGTCCTGTTCTGGTAGTGGCAATGTTGGTTCAGATGTTGCTGACCCTGGTGCAGATTATTCGTTGGTTAAGTGTTTGACTGATTATGATGTTGGTGCATCGTCGCTG GTCTAA
- the LOC114182577 gene encoding uncharacterized protein LOC114182577 isoform X1, producing MGNVMNLEFEDNLISKGIFRVPYDFEDFYELDDLHYICTFFCGDRYFRIIIFDTNWTEIEYPGLGNSYIAKEDLVWSRFLSSFRVKLCPTESMICLDAYFHLFWEKKLIYGEEMQFIDSCYKTFKFKFDVKANGTTVFRGGIGKMFKYYNLKDEVYLHLNYVSKNVFLYRLFPLEGMEIDYNINGASCSGSGNVGSDVADPGADYSLVKCLTDYDVGASSLVLLCISLMALLFLSMHFIVQLIC from the exons ATGGGAAATGTTATGAACTTAGAGTTCGAGGACAATTTGATTAGTAAGGGGATATTTCGAGTTCCATATGATTTTGAAGATTTCTACGAACTGGATGATTTGCATTATATATGTACCTTTTTCTGTGGTGATAGATATTTTCGAATCATAATTTTTGACACAAACTGGACTGAGATCGAATACCCTGGTTTAGGTAATAGTTACATTGCAAAGGAAGATTTAGTGTGGTCCAGGTTCTTGTCTTCATTTCGGGTGAAGTTATGTCCGACAGAG TCTATGATTTGCTTGgatgcatattttcatttattctgGGAGAAGAAATTAATATATGGTGAAGAGATGCAATTCATAGATTCCTGttataaaacttttaagttTAAGTTTGATGTGAAAGCAAATGGTACAACAGTTTTTCGTGGTGGTATTGGAAAGATGTTTAAGTACTATAATTTGAAAGATGAAGTGTACTTGCATCTGAATTATGTTTCGAAGAATGTTTTCTTGTATAGGTTGTTTCCGTTAGAAGGAATGGAGATTGATTATAACATAAATGGTGCGTCCTGTTCTGGTAGTGGCAATGTTGGTTCAGATGTTGCTGACCCTGGTGCAGATTATTCGTTGGTTAAGTGTTTGACTGATTATGATGTTGGTGCATCGTCGCTGGTACTGTTATGTATATCTTTAATGGCATTATTGTTTTTGAGTATGCATTTTATTGTTCAGTTAATTTGTTAA